The genomic DNA GACGATACGCACTCAGAGTCAGTTAACTAACTGACTGAATAAACACCATACTCTCGGCTCACTTGCCTATCCTGTAAAACAAAACTAGTGTTTCTTCGGTAACGCTGAAATAGATGCGGGCATCCGGCATTATCGATCGCTTGCCTAGCTACATTCTTCCAGCTGATCTTAGAAGGCGGTTGAAGCGTCCGCTCGGTCATCTTATTCGAAGTCAAGATGTAACTCGGGAAAAGCTCTTACCTGATATTCAATCCGGCTTACTCACTGTTACAGTCGGCGACGCAACTACTGAGAAGCTTCTTTCACTCGGCTTCACACCGGATGTCGAGATAGTTGATAGTCGAGAGATGCGGAGAGATCGAGATCCACCGGCTTCAAAGTATCGCGGAATAATACGGGCTTCTAATCCAGCTGGCTGCCTAACTGATGAGGCGCTTCAAGCCGTCTCTGAGGCGTTGAGGTCGGAGAAGCCTGTTCGCATCTGGGTTAAAGGGGAAGAGGATCTGATGGCGCTGCCTGTTCTAGCATTATATCCTAACGGTACAACGGTCTTGTACGGTCAGCCTAAACAGGGCTTAGTTGTGCTACGTATAGATGAGGATATTCGGGGGGTTGCGCGCTCGCTTCTCAGTAAAATGGGTGTCCCTTCACTCGACTAGATTGGGAACACTTGCGTTGTTTGTTACATGCTCTGCCAACCCATATCGGCTCTTACATGAATTAGTATATCATTCATAAATCCTGTACTCTGCTTGACGATAATCTAAGACATATAGGCGGCGTTGCTTGCCATCATCTTTTTATGAATCTATCGAGTAATGCATCGGGATAATCAAATGTCTGAGCATAATATCTTCATCTGGAATGAACTCGTAACTACAGATCAGGAAGTATGTGGCAAATTTTACAGTCAGCTTTTTGGTTGGGAGCGGAAAGAGGTAGATGCTGGTCCTCAGTTGGGGCGGTATACGATTTTCCAGCGCAACGGCAAGGATGTTGCTGGCATGATGAACCCCGCTATAGAACACACTCAGAAGCTAGGAACCCGCTGGTACGCGTACGTATCAGTAGATAACATTGACACATACATCACGCGTGCTAAAGAATTAGGTGGTGCGCTCATCGCTGGTCCGGATGACATCCCAGAAGTTGGTCGAGTATGCCTCATAGCCGATCCTAAGAAAGCGCTCATTCTCTTAATGCAACCCGCAACAGCCCCAAAATAGAAAGGTTACCATCAGCTGGTATAAGTGACGTTTCACCGGTGCAAAGGAGTTAACGGAATCCTGATTGGGTAATGTATTAATATCTGCGTTCTTTCGGGGTTTCAGCGATATAAAGTGGACATTGAGGTTACTAGCGATATCGAGAATAAGCTGCTTGGAAGACGTGAGGTTGAATGCGTCTTTAGAGGCACCTCGGGCGCTCTCTCTCGGAGCGATGCTGCTCAAGCTGTTTCTAAGCAGATGAAGGCTTCAGATAAGAAGGTCTACACCGTTCTGCTAAAAGGTGCGTACGGAACTAGGGATCTTAAGGGTGTGTTTTACATCTACAGTGATGATGAAGCTGCAAAGAAGGATCTCCAGACATATGTGTTGAAACGAAACGGCGTAGTCACAGAACCAGCTGCCGCTGAGGCTGCACCTGCAGCTGAGAAAGCTGCGGAGAAGCCTGCAGAAAAGCCTAAAGAGGCTGCGGAAGCCCCTAAGAAGGAGCAGAAATAACCATGTCTGAAGCAGCAGCTTCTAAGAAGAAGGATAAGCCAAGCCCACAGGTCTGGAAGTTCTACCAGATCGAAGGCGGAAGCCTGAAGCGATTGAAGAAGGAGTGCCCACGCTGCGGCCGAGGCGTCTTCTTAGCTGAGCACAGAGACCGCTTCACCTGCGGCAAATGCAACTACACTACCTTCAAGCAGCACGCATAGCAAAAGGTTGATGCCTGCCCGCTCGGCACGGCTTCTACTACCGGTTTATGCGGTCTGCAACTAAAGTATATTTTCCGGTGCGCTTCTTTCTGATTCAGTTATTTAGTCAGGACTCTGAGTTAAAATAATTAACTAAGGGTTTAGGCGTCACTTCTTAAAATTATGGGAATGATTATTAGCTCGTTATGTGATAATTACATTGACGAGAGCATGGATCTACTAACATTGATAGTAGTTGTGGTCTTGGTGCTCTGGGTACTTGGAGTAATAGGAGGCGCCACACTCGGCGGATTAATACACATATTGCTGGTCATCGCGGTCATAGTCATACTAATCCGACTCATCCAAGGACGCAGTATAGTATAGTATAACCGCACGAGCGGAAGGACACCAATCTGATAGAAAGAACCAACAAATCAAGGTGATGCGAGAAAGATAGCGAGGTCCATATCCGGAGACCCCCTGCTTTTTTCTCCACCGGTTAAGCTTGTTGTCTTCTATCTGTGTCCTTTTTTGCTGTTAGGTTGCTGCAGCGTTTTTCCTAATCTCTTGTCTAACGGCCCGTACAACGTTAGGTGCGAGGATGGGTTGGAATGGCGCTAGATACTTGAGCTTCAAGGCCTCTGTAATGGCCTCTTTCTTACCGTGTTTCAGGTAGCCGTTCAGAAACTCTTTCACTAGAATCCGGACTGCTCCCTCGTCAACAGTGAACTTTGATGAATAATAGATGAACTCCGCGATATCCCAGCCGCAGTCGTTACCGCAGGCTGCCTGCTCCAAGTCGACAAGATAGATTTTCCCGTCTGAAAATATGGTGTTGCTCGGCTTGGTGTCTCCGAGGGTGTAGCCTTCCTGATGCACTCTGCCAAGAGCTTCACCGTAAAGCCGAACTGCATTCATAGCCTGCTCGTCTCCGCTCAACGCCTTGGGAAGCAGCTGCCCCACATCAGAGCCTTCAATGAACTCGGTTACAAGAAGCCTCTGGTCAAGCGCCACAGCCAGTACGTTCGGTGTCTTGAACCCTAATCCTCTCAACCGCCTCAAAGCGGAGTACTCTCTCTGCAACCTAGAGGTCTGACCCATATCAAACCGCTTCGAAAGCAGTGCCCACATGTTCAGCACCACCCATTTGAAGGCCTTCGCATCAGCGAAGTTCTTGACAGCAAACTTCACCGTTTTACCCCGGTCGTTCACACAGTAGACCTTGGTGACCGAGTACACCTCCCCCATACCGTTCTTACTCACCTCTCCGCCCCGCTCAATACCCATGTGCTCAATCAGTTTGCCGAACCAGTCATCCTCATCAGTGATCAGCAGCCCCTCCTGAAGCCGCCACAGCCTCCTCGGATGCCTGATTACATCAGGAACCTCAAACCCTTTTCTTGACCGAGATATCTTTGAGCTCACTTCACGCCTAACTGTGCTTAGCCCCACTCTCCCAGCGTAGCCGTGAACCGCGTACTGAGCCAAGCTTCTCCTAGTGTACGTCGCCATCTCGGTGAGTCTGGTGACCCAGTGCTTCGGTTCGTAATCCTTAATCTGCACCTTACCCCCGTTGAGCGTGATTAGTCCCTCGTCAGCAATCTCCTTCAAAACTTCGAGGAAACCTTGGCTGGAAGCCTTCGTGTTTCTACGGCCGTGCTCCTGACCATATGTTTTGGAGTAGCTGTAAAGTGCTGGTGGGTAAATCGCGGCTCGCTTCTTGAGCTTGTCAAACAGGAAGTATTCAACTGGAATTATGATTTCTTGAGCGAACTGTCCAATAGATGCTTCAATCTCCTCCAACGTCTCCAGCACGACCCTACGCTTGATCAGTATCTCGGCTTCGTGAAAGATGTCTCCTCCAGTAATGGGAACATAGACGTTGAGGAGTCGGCCTGCCACAAACTCCCCGAGCGACGCCTTATCCGCATCCATTAGCAGCGCTTCTCGGTCGACTACGAGAGCTGATGCGTCCACTTCGCCGTTGATGTATCGATACTTCACTCTGGGGCTGTAATCTTCAAGGATTACGATAAGATCGTAGTCGCTGTCCTTTGTCGCGTAACCCGCTACTTGTGAGCCGTAGACGGCGACTCCGACTATTTTTCTTCCTTCAGAGACTTCGTTAGCTATCTTGATGAGAGATGCCTTCTCCGCCTCAGTTAGCTCTCCGGCTTCTTCTTTATCTGGCATTTGCTGAAGCACTGATCTTTTCTAGTTCCTTCAGCTTACCTTTCAGGAGAGGATCGAAATTGGTCCTCAGGATTGATGCAACCGGGATTCTCACAACATTGGCGTCCGGCGGAATCTTGAAAACAGGATATCCTTTCTCAATCCACTTCTTCACAGTATTCTGATTCAACTTATCGTCAACTAAACCGTCCCCAAACTTCTTCTCAATCAGCTTGACCAACCCTTTATCTTTGTAAAGCCACTTCGGATTATATAGCCGCTCGTAATCCGCGTAAAGCGACTCATGAAGCGTGCCTGCCGCCTCATCTGAGAGCAGGTCGAAGGAGGTGAATTTGCGAACCAGCTCCACGTAATGCATAAACTCATGCGCTAAAACTGCCTCGATAGTTCCTTTCAAACCGAAGGCGACAAGCGGTGCCGACAACTGAACAACAATCTGGACTCCAGCAGCCGGTTCATCTACCGGTATGACGCGAGCGTAAAGGGCTCCGACCTGCTCCGCTTCAACACCGCTCGTGGCCACAAGAAGCGTAGGCTCCACGTAATACGGTGGATAAGTTAGTCCAGAAGCCTCTTCGACTCTTGAGACACCCGCTTTCACGTATTTTATGCGGCTCTTGATCTTCTTCGCCATACTCTTAGGCAGGGCGGCAGCCGTCTCAGGATTATCCAACATAATGAGAGGATTCAAGGCGCCTACATCCCGCCTATCTGTAGGTACTTCTGTAAAAGAATTTTCCTATACATGTCGTGGTTCTGTTAACTCTGTAGGCCCGCGCTGATTTTATGGGTCTGTTAATGTTGCTAATTGGTCAACTTTTTGCGGCATCGAAGACTATAAATAACTGTTAAGAAACTGGGTAAGTTATGTTTTCTTCAGGCGATATAATCGATTTCACATACAATATCTATTTTGATAAAGAGACGCTTGAAAAGCAGACATTAGAAGAAATAGTAAGTGACTTAAATCTAGGAAGCTTCAGAACAAAGAACTTCAACAGTCTAACTACTTTCTTTGGAAAACTGACCACATATATTCCAATTATTGAATTTAAGAACAAGGAAGATCATACTAAGTTATCAGTATTTCAAAATAAAATTCAGTTCAAAATTGCTTCTCCAAGTAATATAATTCAAATCACTAGTGAAAACGACGCGTCTGAAAAAGGGATGGAGAAATTGTTATCCAAAGATTCCCTTAACGGGATATCTAAAGACGTAAGCTTGGTGTTAGGTGTTTTCCTAGGGGTAATGCATAACGAGCGTAGAAACCTCAAATCAAGAGTAATGCTTCGGCTGAAGAAGAAGGCTACACCGTTCAATTTCAACCAATTATTTATCGAAGGTGAGAGAAACTCAATTTCTAAAGGTCTGGAAAACATGCAAGTGGACGGCTTACAGTTAACATACAAGGAGAAGATTTTTGATAGTGAAGCGTCTTCATACTTGAGATTTTTCTACGGTGAGACTGATGCTATAGCGGAGCTCAATACTAAAATGGAGAACGGAATGGTTGTGGACTTCGGAGAAATAATAGATAATAGGCTCGCACACATCAACAATATGGCTAAGACATTACGGAAGGATTAGATATGTCAGAATATAATTTCGATGAAAACACGCTTAGAGATGAGAATGTCATTAGACATATTCTTGAAAGACTCCCAGATGACGTAAAACAGAGCATTTTAAGTGAACTCGGCACTAAGCCCAAAGCCGTTGAGGCTACATACATAAAATTCAGCAGTAAAGATATTCCCCCAGTTCAGCAGGATATAGCGGGTAGAATTGAAGCACTAGAAAAAGTAGTAAAGGAGTCAAAACTTTCTGAACTACCTAAGGTAATTGAACTGCTAAACAAATTAGCAAGTTGTTCGCTTCTAAATACTGAGGAGACGATCGTGGCGCAAGTTTCTCCAGAGGAAGCGGTTAGCAGAATAAAGGAGTACATAAGAACGCATCCAAAATGTACTACCAGCGATATTATTGATGACTTGGCGATAGACCCCGATATTGTTATCGAAGCCCTATCACGTCTTGAGCAATCTGACGAGGTAGAGGGAAAAGTGGTTGAGTGAAAATAGCCGAGCCATTAAGTTCTCAGCCGCAGTAATTTATGCTAGAAAAATCACGATATGTAAGGTCATGAAATATACTGCTGACCATAGAAGAATGAGCGCCAAAGCTGACACAGGTACACTAATAATACAGAAAGAATGGACGCTTAAGTGAAGCGATTACTGCAGTAACCTAGAATAATCTGAATTACTCTAGGTCTTTGAAATTGGTTAGGTTGCGGTTGTTTTTTCTTTATCTTAGCTTCCCAATCAGCTTGAGTGATAACGCCCTTCTCACTCAAAACTTCAGCTAGTGATGTAAGCATAGTGTCTAGCATCTCACCGTTTCCTCTAACTCCTTAATCCTGCTACTACTGCTTTTCTTTGACATCTCTCTTTACACCTTTATCCATGTAGCCTTTCTCTGAGAGATAGGCGATTACTATGCTTCGTATAATATCTGAAGCTCCTTACCCATCTTTCCTTTGAGGTCTTTCTCGATTATCTCCCACACGCCACTAGGTAGGGAGACTAAAGCACGCTTCAACCTAAGCCTGCACCTCCACCACCACAGCGCCGTTTGCTTTAGCCTTACTGTTTGCTAGTGTCTCATTCTTTGTGGCTAGCTGTATGAGGTCTTTCCAGCCGTGCTGTAAGTCTAGGTTTAGACCCGCAGCTTGAGCTGGTGTTTTCCCCTTTAGCGCTGAGTGCGGTCTTAGGAAGTTATAATTAACAACCATGCCGTCAAGTATTGCTTTACCTGTATCAACGTGTTTTAGCCCTCTCATTGGTTTGAGTCTATCCTTCATTGTTCCGTGTAGGCGCTCTACAATGTTGTTTGTTTCTCTTGCACGGATACCCACGCGCTTAACCAGCTCGACTTTACCCACCTTCTTAGGATCACATTCAAAGGCTAGCTCAAAGGCCATATCGTATGAGTTTGAGCCGTCAACAAATATGGCGCTGGGTCGTATGGCGCTGTTATCTCGCATCTTCTTGAATTGCTGGTAGGTGTCCGATATGGTTCTGCTTTCTGATATGTGAGATGCTACTAGGAAGCGTGTTTCCTCATCGATTGCTTCCCAGAACCCATGTCGTCAGCGTGTCAGTTTATCAATCAATCTCTGACAGTTGGAGATCCTTCTTTCGACCAAGATACGTGTGGTCTAGGAGATATATTTCCGCCTGCTCCATATCCACGACTCCCGGTTGAAGAAAAGGGCTGATGTATCTCTCCTTCGAGGTGCGATTGATTTCCATCCCGCCAAGCATCGGGTTGAATGCTGGAACAACAATAATAGTTGGATCACCGACCTCAAAACCGAACCGCTCTTGGAACGCTGATTGAGAATCGCCCTGATATTTGATGCCGCTTGAACGTAGAAATTCGGTGGCTATCTTCTCAGGATTCCAGTGCGCAACCACCCAGATAGGCTCAGCCGCCCTCATTCCGCTGGCCTCCCTGAACTCAACTGAGAAGTGGTTGTGACCCATCACCACGAGACTCGCGGACAACCCTGCTGGAGTAGGCCAGGTGTGGCCGTGGGTGACGAGAACCTTCTCTCGGCTTCGAGTGACTGCTCCTCGCGGGCTGTGCAGCACCACCTCTCTAGGTAGCAGGTGTCTGAGGCCGCCATCATGGTTTCCCGGCACCACCTCGATAGGTATGCCTAGCGTCAGCAGCTTCTCGAAGAACTCCGGGACATCCATCCACTCATGAGGAAGCAGCTTCGCTGTCCCATGCTTGATGTCACCGGAAACCATTACCCTGTCCGGATGGTTCTTGTAGATTATCTGCTCCAGCTTCTCGTAAAGTCTCGGTGCAAGCGACGGGATCTTGACGCCCTTATCCGCCCAGGTTCTCTCGTAACCGATGTGGAGGTCTGAGACTACGAGAATCTTCTCAGAGTCAACTTGAAGCATTAACGCAGGCTCGTTATCAATAAATCGAAACATAGAGGCTCCGGTCAGAAGTTGTGCTTGCCTGCATTTACTCTACTCTATGAGCGGGAATATTTCGCCGGTAATGTACGTCATCAAGTCCGAGGGTTCAACCCGGCTGAAGACTGTGACCACCGAATCCCTTGTTACTCCTACTACGTAACCGTATTTTCTAGCCTTCAATACGGTATACCAGATTTTCCCATGGTTCAGATAGTCGTTGTAGAGCGAAGTGTCTCCGAGCGCTGAGCCGTAGAGCGATAACTTCTCAATATTCGGGATATCGACATCGTCGAAGAAGATTACTTTGGTGTCCTCAAAATTATCTTCATGGAACTTCTTAAGCACATCAGCCGGTATCCTTGCCTCCACAATCCTGCCTGCGATGATGAACAGCGTCTTGCTGAGCTCGTTCGCGATGTTGTTCGCCCGCTCCTTCTTCTCCATGACAGTCAGAAAGATTCTGTCACCAAACTTGGTGAAGATGAAGGGCGCCTCAAGAGTCTTAGGCACCGACACCATCTTGTCATGATGCGGCAGAAAAATGACCTTATCTGTAGCAAAGACCCCTTCAAGCGAGTTTGTTCTCAGCATCAAATCCTTCACCTCGGTAAGCAGCGGAATCTTATGCTCCTCCTGCTCATACATCTCCTCAACCCTGTAATCTCTAAGCTTCATCGCCAGAGTCTCTAAATCAGTCTCCTCCCTAACGACGAATATCTTCGCAGCTAACACCATCTACTACTGTAGCACCCTGTCTTAAGATCGGTAGCCGAATGACTTATGCATTTTCTGCTTCGTTGAACCGACTAGATTGATCTACTGATGCTTAGCATCTAGTTAACTAATCCAGTGGTCTTCGCTGTTGTTCGGATTCCAGCTGGGTTGCCTTAGGTATTTCCTTTGGGATTGAAATGTCATCGATCATGTCGAGGTATCGGGAGAGGATTCGGCTTCGTGAGTCCGCTAAATCCAGCATATCTGACTCGTAGATGCCGTGGACTACTAGGCAGGTCTCCTTCTGGTAGAGCCCTATGTCGATCACCTTGTGTCCTTCGCTGACGATAGCGTGCCTCATGCTCTCCAGCAGCTTCTCGTTGTAGTGTCCTCCCTTATTCGTGACATACGCTACAACCTCGTCGATAATCTGGTCTCCGTAGATGAGCGTAGGGTTGTTGAAGAGCAGAAAGTTAGGTATCTTCATTATTCGCCCAGTCTGAACGCTAGGCAGCCGCTCTCCGTCACCAACCTCCTTCAACGTAGTTCGGAGCCAACCGATCTTCTCAATATCTCCCTTGATGACCGGTGAAGTAAGCACCTTTACTCTTGTGCCTGGCTTTATCTGTCTCACACGCTTGAAAATTATGCCGGCCATGAAACTCGCCATGTAATCCTTGAAGGCGAGAGAGAAACCCATAGCACCAAGCAGGGTTGCGAAAACACTTAACATAAGTGTAAATTGAAGCGCATCCTCTCCAGCCAACTAATATCCCTCCACCCTTTTCCCTCTCTTCTGCACTCTTGATTAGTTATTTACTCGCAAGGTTGTTTCTGAATAGGCGGGTCTACTTCTTTTGCTAAAATACCTAAGAATAATGTTCCAACATCCAGTACCGATGCGCAGATTATCTTCATGTTCAGCCCTCCATCATTCATCTACCAGCTCCTAGACATTCGCAAAATAAGATTTTCCTTCCTCTAAAGTACAGACACACATGCGCTCAAGCTGCAGCCTAGTAGATGAAAGGTATCAGCCTCTTAGTTCTACCCATGTATTTTCTGTATTCGTCACCGAACTCCGCGGTGAGCATCTCCTCCTCCGGCTTGATGCGTTCCAAAACTAGGAGCAGCGATAGAAACGCCAATGCTAATCCCAAAACACTGCTCAGCGAGAAGCCGATACCGAACATAACTAACACTTCACCTAAGTAGCCGGGGTGGCGAACATGCCTGTACGGCCCAGTTGTCACAAGACGATGCCCGGGCTGAATACCCAGATACGAGGTGTACAGTTTCCCAAGCGTCCTCATAGCCGCCGCCAGAACAACAATCCCTAAAGCAAACAGAGTCAAACCCACCCAAGACGCAGCGCTATCTCTAGGAATCGGCCCAGTAAAGTTCGCGTACTCCCACGGTACCGCGATCACAAGCATCGGTATGACGATGGCGCCGGAAAGATACACTACTCGCTGCTTCTTATCGTAACTGGAGGCTTCTCCTCTGCGCCGACCAGCCTTCACCAACCAATACGTTATCCACAAAACCATGTATCCTGCCCCTATGGGCTTGAGCAGAAAGGCTGGTCCTCCCCCCGCCAACACTGTTATGATGCTGGTGATCGAGGCGAAGAGTAATCGTCCAATAACAACGCTACGCAAGTCTCATTCGCCCCCACACCGACTGGCCGTAATTGGATGGGCCGCCTTGTAAAGTTGTTCGTTTAACGCCGGTTGAGACAGGTTCTTTTCAGTTAGCGTTCTTCATTCCCGGCATCATAAATCTGCAGGAGAAACAATGACTGGCTGGCTGGCTCAAGTTAACTAGGTTTCAGGGCGTCTCAGTGAAAACACCTATCAGAAGCAAAGTGAAGCGGAGCGTTCCATCTGTATCCCACCTGAGTAAGCACCAGAAACGAGTGTCTACTAGACACATTAAGTGAATTCGACCATCTGGTTGGGCTCCAGATGGATGCCGTACTTTTCAATGAGACGTTTCGCATACCTATTGTAGCGGTTGACACTATCAACCTGGGAGTCAATGCGGACAGCTTGATCCCAGAGGCGCCACAGATACACCCACTCCTCAGCGGAGACCTTCACCATGACCTTGAGCTTCTCAGGCTCCGGGCCGTGGATTCCTACCAGTCTCAGGGTTGGTCGCCCTCCTTGTATTTCGGACTCAGTCTTGGTCTCCACGGCTCAGATCACTCACCTGTATTGCCAGTAGGGGTATTTATTATTTGGTGTAGCAATTAAACGACGCAATTAAGGGGGCGAATAGGGTTATACAATTTGATACCTATACCGGCGTCAGTCAGGCAGGGATACAGAATAACCAAGCGGGCCATCGGAAGCATCATATCGAGAAAGAACCAGGCAGGCGGAAAGACCTACCGTAGAATCTGGATCTACGTACCGGCGAAGATCTCAGAGGACACAGCCTTCCCCTTCAAACCCGGAGACCCATGCCAGATAGAGATTGACTTAGAGAAGCGGCAGCTCACAGTCACCCAGATATCAGAAGACGAGGCTCAGAAGCAAGGATGGGCCAAAAGACCCAGATCTCACTCACCTGAGTGAAGCAAAGTTATGCACCTGCACTAGTTATGGTGACTGGCGGGTGCAAAAGATGGATGAAGAGTTTGAGCTGGAAAGACTTGAGCTGATGTATGAAGAGGAAGGCATCAAAAGTCGAGAAGAAGAGATCCGGCAAGCTGGGACAAAGTGGCTCACCGTAATGTTAGGTCTGTTTGCTGCTGGTCCTTATCTTCAGGCTCAGTATGAACACAACATCTTTCTTTCGATTACCGTTCTTGGTCTCATAATTCTGTTTATATCTTTGATGTTCCTCAAGATTGGTCCCGAACAGAGTAGTATCAGTGCCGAAAGAAAGCTATTACAGGATAGGAAAAAGGGTATGATAGAAAAAGAGAGAGCCAAACAAAAGGCCAAGGGGAACGGAACGGGCAAGGGGAAACCCGAAGAAACAGGTAAGTCGTTGTGATTCAAAAATTTTGAATCTTTTTTAGCCAGCAAGCCGCTTGTACAGGCGTGCGTCTTTTGAACGCCGGAACCGCCATAACTGTTAAACCGGTTTCCGCCTTCAACAGATAACTGATAAACACATACATGAGATGTGGGTGAATCTGATGGCTCAAGTGGACAACATGGTTTTTCGCGACCGGGTTGACGCGGGTAAAAGGCTGGCTGACAAGCTTTCGAGGTATCAGTCTAAGGATGTGGTGGTGCTTGCTATTCCGAGGGGCGGTGTTGTCGTAGGTTTCGAGGTGGCTGGTGACTTGGGTGCTCCGTTAAGCGTGATTATTCCTAGGAAGATGGGTGCACCAGGGAACCCTGAGCTGGCTATCGGTGCTGTTACCGAGGAGGGTGACACCTACATCGACTCCACTATTGTCAGGTCTCTCGGAGTGACTCAGTCGTATATCGATGAAGTGAAGCAGCAAGAAGTTGAGGAGATTAAGCGTCGAATGAAAACGTACCTTGGTGACCGGCCGCGACCTGAGCTGAAAGGAAAAATCGTCATCTTGGTTGACGATGGGATTGCGACCGGCGCTACAATGAAGGCTGCTATCCGAACTGTGAGGCGTCATGATCCGGCTGAGTTGGTCGTTGCGGTTCCGGTGGCTCCTCCTGAAACGGCTGAGAGCTTGAAGGAGCTAGCTGACTCCGTGGTTTGTCTTGAGACGCCGTCCTTCTTCTACGCAATAGGGCAGTTCTACCAAGAGTTCGATCAGGTAGGTGACACCGAGGTTATTCGACTCCTGCGGCTAGCGAACCCGTGAACTTGCTTACCTCACACTTTTTTCTGTTCCGCGCTACTCCATTTGATTTTTAAAGCAGATGAATCCGCATAATGGTACTTTGTCTGTAAGCAAGAGAGTTCCAAGCACGAAGACTGCTCATCGAAGAATGGTTACATCGGTATCAGAGATTATTCTAGAAAATTTTATGTCGTATGAATACGCACGTATCCCGTTTAAACAGGGCCTGAACATCATCTGCGGACCCAACGGCGCAGGGAAATCCTCTATTCTGCTAGCGGTTTCAGTGGCTCTGGGACAGGTGTACACGGAGCGCTCCCGCAAGCTCAGCGATCTTATCAGGCGCGGCAAAGACACTGCTAGAGTCAGCCTAATCTTCGATAACAGGCCGGTGGATGGTAAACGCCCTATTCCTTTCAGCCGCTCAGACACCTTCATGCTTTCCAGATACTTGAAGCGGGACGGCTCCTACTGGTATGAAGCTGATTATCGTGAAGTGAGTAAGAGCGAGGTTACCCGTCTCTTCGGCCGCGCAGGCATCAACCCAGACAACATGCTGATCATTATGCATCAGGGAATGGTGGAGGGCTTCAGCGTCACCACTCCGCAGGAGAAGCTAAAGATGGTGGAGGAGGCTGT from Nitrososphaerota archaeon includes the following:
- a CDS encoding metallophosphoesterase, which produces MFRFIDNEPALMLQVDSEKILVVSDLHIGYERTWADKGVKIPSLAPRLYEKLEQIIYKNHPDRVMVSGDIKHGTAKLLPHEWMDVPEFFEKLLTLGIPIEVVPGNHDGGLRHLLPREVVLHSPRGAVTRSREKVLVTHGHTWPTPAGLSASLVVMGHNHFSVEFREASGMRAAEPIWVVAHWNPEKIATEFLRSSGIKYQGDSQSAFQERFGFEVGDPTIIVVPAFNPMLGGMEINRTSKERYISPFLQPGVVDMEQAEIYLLDHTYLGRKKDLQLSEID
- a CDS encoding GTP-dependent dephospho-CoA kinase family protein, translating into MKRPLGHLIRSQDVTREKLLPDIQSGLLTVTVGDATTEKLLSLGFTPDVEIVDSREMRRDRDPPASKYRGIIRASNPAGCLTDEALQAVSEALRSEKPVRIWVKGEEDLMALPVLALYPNGTTVLYGQPKQGLVVLRIDEDIRGVARSLLSKMGVPSLD
- a CDS encoding 30S ribosomal protein S27ae, coding for MSEAAASKKKDKPSPQVWKFYQIEGGSLKRLKKECPRCGRGVFLAEHRDRFTCGKCNYTTFKQHA
- a CDS encoding VOC family protein — translated: MSEHNIFIWNELVTTDQEVCGKFYSQLFGWERKEVDAGPQLGRYTIFQRNGKDVAGMMNPAIEHTQKLGTRWYAYVSVDNIDTYITRAKELGGALIAGPDDIPEVGRVCLIADPKKALILLMQPATAPK
- a CDS encoding lmo0937 family membrane protein codes for the protein MDLLTLIVVVVLVLWVLGVIGGATLGGLIHILLVIAVIVILIRLIQGRSIV
- a CDS encoding phosphoribosyltransferase; this encodes MAQVDNMVFRDRVDAGKRLADKLSRYQSKDVVVLAIPRGGVVVGFEVAGDLGAPLSVIIPRKMGAPGNPELAIGAVTEEGDTYIDSTIVRSLGVTQSYIDEVKQQEVEEIKRRMKTYLGDRPRPELKGKIVILVDDGIATGATMKAAIRTVRRHDPAELVVAVPVAPPETAESLKELADSVVCLETPSFFYAIGQFYQEFDQVGDTEVIRLLRLANP
- a CDS encoding DDE-type integrase/transposase/recombinase, translated to MSESRTISDTYQQFKKMRDNSAIRPSAIFVDGSNSYDMAFELAFECDPKKVGKVELVKRVGIRARETNNIVERLHGTMKDRLKPMRGLKHVDTGKAILDGMVVNYNFLRPHSALKGKTPAQAAGLNLDLQHGWKDLIQLATKNETLANSKAKANGAVVVEVQA
- a CDS encoding isoprenylcysteine carboxylmethyltransferase family protein; this translates as MRSVVIGRLLFASITSIITVLAGGGPAFLLKPIGAGYMVLWITYWLVKAGRRRGEASSYDKKQRVVYLSGAIVIPMLVIAVPWEYANFTGPIPRDSAASWVGLTLFALGIVVLAAAMRTLGKLYTSYLGIQPGHRLVTTGPYRHVRHPGYLGEVLVMFGIGFSLSSVLGLALAFLSLLLVLERIKPEEEMLTAEFGDEYRKYMGRTKRLIPFIY
- a CDS encoding nucleotidyltransferase domain-containing protein, whose product is MPDKEEAGELTEAEKASLIKIANEVSEGRKIVGVAVYGSQVAGYATKDSDYDLIVILEDYSPRVKYRYINGEVDASALVVDREALLMDADKASLGEFVAGRLLNVYVPITGGDIFHEAEILIKRRVVLETLEEIEASIGQFAQEIIIPVEYFLFDKLKKRAAIYPPALYSYSKTYGQEHGRRNTKASSQGFLEVLKEIADEGLITLNGGKVQIKDYEPKHWVTRLTEMATYTRRSLAQYAVHGYAGRVGLSTVRREVSSKISRSRKGFEVPDVIRHPRRLWRLQEGLLITDEDDWFGKLIEHMGIERGGEVSKNGMGEVYSVTKVYCVNDRGKTVKFAVKNFADAKAFKWVVLNMWALLSKRFDMGQTSRLQREYSALRRLRGLGFKTPNVLAVALDQRLLVTEFIEGSDVGQLLPKALSGDEQAMNAVRLYGEALGRVHQEGYTLGDTKPSNTIFSDGKIYLVDLEQAACGNDCGWDIAEFIYYSSKFTVDEGAVRILVKEFLNGYLKHGKKEAITEALKLKYLAPFQPILAPNVVRAVRQEIRKNAAAT
- a CDS encoding mechanosensitive ion channel family protein, producing MAGEDALQFTLMLSVFATLLGAMGFSLAFKDYMASFMAGIIFKRVRQIKPGTRVKVLTSPVIKGDIEKIGWLRTTLKEVGDGERLPSVQTGRIMKIPNFLLFNNPTLIYGDQIIDEVVAYVTNKGGHYNEKLLESMRHAIVSEGHKVIDIGLYQKETCLVVHGIYESDMLDLADSRSRILSRYLDMIDDISIPKEIPKATQLESEQQRRPLD